Proteins co-encoded in one Candidatus Polarisedimenticolaceae bacterium genomic window:
- a CDS encoding PTS sugar transporter subunit IIA, with protein sequence MEDGAPGLLVVTHGKLADELAHAVRRIVGDVPALGSISLDWDDDVADATRRIEEGISRVAINGRVLILTDMFGGTPTNIALSMLDPGKVDVVTGVNLPMLVKFANLRKVDGFDETVRRIAQQGREAIQVASEVLERKEGGESR encoded by the coding sequence ATGGAAGACGGCGCTCCGGGACTCCTCGTCGTCACGCACGGCAAGCTCGCGGACGAACTCGCGCACGCGGTGCGGCGCATCGTCGGCGACGTGCCGGCCCTCGGCTCGATCTCCCTCGACTGGGACGACGACGTGGCCGACGCCACGCGCCGCATCGAGGAGGGAATCTCGCGGGTGGCGATCAACGGCCGGGTGCTCATCCTCACCGACATGTTCGGAGGCACGCCGACGAACATCGCGCTCTCGATGCTCGACCCCGGGAAGGTCGACGTCGTCACCGGGGTCAACCTCCCGATGCTCGTCAAGTTCGCGAACCTGCGGAAGGTCGACGGCTTCGACGAGACCGTCAGGAGGATCGCGCAGCAGGGACGCGAGGCGATCCAGGTCGCCTCCGAGGTCCTCGAGCGCAAGGAGGGCGGGGAGTCGCGATGA
- the ptsP gene encoding phosphoenolpyruvate--protein phosphotransferase translates to MSARVHRGVGVSPGVAVGRALPWDPGSPAAPSGRRRTESPEDELRRFAAARARTRDELHDLRARLAASLGESYAAILEAQTLLVDDPLLVQEVERRVTQEGASAAWAIHATLGAFRARFETIEDGYLRDRGGDLHDFERRLLRLMGPDQPEPAPPDGPLVVVAHALGPSDTVALAQGGVVGLAADLGGPTSHTAILAHAFGLPAVVGLGDLAGAVARGATVVVDGDRGEVIVDPSPETLDAAQARRAAWAEREALWERSRDVPTVSKDGVEVVLRANVEFPDEAGAALRYGARGIGLYRSEFLFVASAPRIPDEDDQYRTYLELAQRVAPHPAIIRTLDLGGEKYFHDVLGGREDHPALGARGLRLSLMRPELLVPQVRALLRAAAEADIRVLLPLVTSLDEIVEVRRIVAREAEALRAQGVPCRQGVPLGAMVETPAAAMTADLLLREADFLSIGTNDLIQYSLAVDRGSSAVASLYDPLHPAILRMIRFVVRAGRARGVPVSLCGELAAVPERVPALLGLGLRELSCPPRSVPAVREAIRATDVAAMARAMEERCSGPDRAAVGKDDRT, encoded by the coding sequence ATGAGCGCGCGCGTCCACCGCGGGGTCGGCGTCTCGCCGGGGGTCGCGGTGGGGCGGGCGCTCCCGTGGGATCCGGGATCGCCCGCGGCCCCGTCGGGACGCCGGCGCACGGAGAGCCCCGAGGACGAGCTGCGGCGATTCGCGGCGGCGCGGGCGAGGACGCGCGACGAGCTTCACGATCTCCGGGCGCGTCTCGCGGCGAGCCTCGGTGAGAGCTACGCCGCGATCCTCGAGGCCCAGACGCTGCTCGTCGACGACCCGCTCCTCGTCCAGGAGGTCGAGCGGCGCGTGACGCAGGAGGGCGCATCCGCCGCCTGGGCCATCCACGCGACGCTTGGCGCGTTCCGCGCGCGGTTCGAGACCATCGAAGACGGCTACCTCCGCGACCGTGGCGGCGACCTGCACGATTTCGAGCGCCGCCTCCTGCGCCTGATGGGCCCGGACCAGCCCGAGCCGGCGCCGCCGGACGGACCGCTCGTCGTCGTCGCCCATGCGCTCGGACCCTCGGACACGGTCGCGCTCGCCCAGGGCGGCGTCGTCGGGCTCGCGGCCGATCTCGGCGGCCCGACGAGCCACACCGCGATCCTCGCGCACGCGTTCGGCCTCCCCGCGGTCGTCGGTCTCGGCGATCTCGCGGGAGCGGTGGCCCGCGGCGCGACGGTCGTCGTCGACGGCGATCGCGGCGAGGTCATCGTCGATCCGAGCCCCGAGACGCTCGACGCGGCGCAGGCCCGGCGCGCCGCGTGGGCCGAGCGGGAGGCCCTGTGGGAGCGCAGCCGCGACGTTCCGACCGTCTCGAAGGACGGCGTCGAGGTCGTCCTCCGCGCGAACGTCGAGTTCCCCGACGAAGCCGGCGCCGCGCTCCGTTACGGTGCGCGTGGGATCGGGCTCTACCGCTCCGAGTTCCTCTTCGTCGCCTCGGCGCCGCGGATCCCCGACGAAGACGACCAGTATCGAACTTACCTGGAGCTGGCGCAGCGGGTCGCGCCGCATCCGGCGATCATCCGCACCCTCGATCTCGGCGGCGAGAAGTACTTCCACGACGTCCTGGGCGGCCGTGAGGATCACCCCGCCCTCGGGGCCCGCGGCCTTCGCCTCTCCCTCATGCGGCCGGAGCTCCTCGTGCCGCAGGTCCGCGCCCTCCTCCGCGCCGCGGCCGAGGCCGACATCCGCGTTCTCCTTCCTCTCGTCACGTCGCTCGATGAGATCGTCGAAGTCCGCCGCATCGTCGCGCGCGAAGCGGAGGCGCTCCGCGCGCAAGGCGTTCCGTGCCGCCAGGGGGTTCCGCTCGGCGCGATGGTCGAGACGCCCGCCGCCGCGATGACCGCCGACCTCCTCCTCCGCGAGGCGGACTTCCTCTCCATCGGCACGAACGACCTCATCCAGTACTCCCTCGCGGTCGACCGCGGGAGCTCGGCGGTCGCGTCGCTCTACGATCCGCTCCACCCGGCGATCCTCCGCATGATCCGCTTCGTCGTCCGCGCGGGACGCGCGCGCGGCGTGCCGGTGTCCTTGTGCGGCGAGCTGGCGGCGGTGCCCGAGCGCGTGCCGGCCCTTCTCGGACTCGGCCTTCGCGAGCTATCCTGCCCGCCGCGCTCCGTCCCGGCGGTCCGCGAGGCGATCCGCGCCACCGACGTGGCCGCCATGGCGCGGGCGATGGAAGAAAGGTGCTCGGGGCCGGACCGGGCCGCAGTCGGAAAGGACGATCGCACGTGA
- a CDS encoding tetratricopeptide repeat protein: MRIVASIVTVVLFGSMIGLPVHAVAPASPEVPQGNCPTDAVKSLADAVRAGDCLHGANRLSDAVAAYRRGLQIDPKGSRDLYIGLSVTYLDANRVQSALEAALAADRISPNDPTVLVEVGMAYEDLRAYPESLDYFKRTVALRPGDGRAMRSVGFVLRQMKRPDEAQEYLEKAVQIDPNDWKAQYNLAGAYADIYRNGMRRNYELIMSMPHGGPATAPAYVEQAALVKKLNAGNYIPKAIEHSREAARLNPDDPELWYGHAHLLSEFPQRDESERFDAFKRAIALKPDYYAALHDLALAQTKSGRYAEAYETLDQLEKYHGDDRDIEWTRGDLDLATKRYEDAVRHYGSAIAHDPSEARLQFELARAYRKLGRTEESQQSLDRAKALRPDMAESYDRMLATD, translated from the coding sequence ATGCGGATCGTCGCTTCGATCGTCACGGTCGTGCTCTTCGGATCCATGATCGGCCTTCCGGTCCACGCCGTAGCGCCGGCCTCGCCGGAGGTGCCCCAGGGCAACTGCCCTACGGATGCCGTCAAGTCCCTCGCCGACGCCGTGCGCGCGGGTGATTGCCTCCACGGAGCGAATCGTCTTAGCGACGCCGTGGCCGCCTACCGCCGCGGGCTCCAGATCGATCCGAAGGGGTCTCGAGACTTGTACATCGGCCTGAGCGTCACCTACCTCGACGCCAACCGTGTGCAGTCGGCGCTCGAGGCCGCGCTCGCCGCGGATCGCATCTCGCCGAACGATCCGACCGTGCTCGTCGAAGTCGGGATGGCGTACGAGGATCTTCGTGCGTACCCGGAGTCGCTCGACTATTTCAAGCGGACCGTGGCGTTGCGTCCGGGCGACGGTCGAGCGATGCGGAGCGTGGGGTTCGTGCTCCGTCAGATGAAACGTCCGGACGAGGCGCAGGAGTATCTCGAAAAAGCGGTCCAGATCGACCCGAACGATTGGAAGGCGCAATACAACCTCGCGGGTGCCTACGCCGACATCTATCGGAACGGCATGCGCCGGAACTACGAGCTCATCATGAGCATGCCGCACGGAGGCCCGGCCACCGCACCCGCCTACGTGGAGCAGGCGGCCCTCGTCAAGAAGCTCAACGCCGGGAACTACATCCCCAAGGCGATCGAGCACTCCCGGGAGGCGGCGCGCCTGAATCCAGACGACCCGGAGCTCTGGTACGGTCACGCGCACCTGCTCTCGGAGTTCCCGCAGCGAGACGAATCGGAGCGCTTCGATGCGTTCAAGCGCGCCATCGCGCTGAAGCCCGATTACTACGCCGCCCTCCACGATCTCGCGCTCGCACAAACGAAGTCTGGCCGTTACGCCGAAGCGTATGAGACGCTCGACCAGCTCGAGAAGTACCACGGCGACGACCGCGATATCGAATGGACGCGCGGCGATCTCGACCTCGCGACCAAGCGCTATGAGGACGCGGTGAGGCACTACGGGTCTGCGATCGCGCACGATCCGAGCGAGGCGCGTCTCCAGTTCGAGCTGGCGCGGGCGTACCGCAAGTTGGGCCGCACGGAGGAATCGCAGCAGTCTCTCGATCGAGCGAAGGCGCTGCGTCCGGACATGGCCGAGAGCTACGACAGGATGCTCGCGACGGACTGA
- a CDS encoding HPr family phosphocarrier protein produces MTEAEVTIVNRLGLHARAAAKFVHLASRFAARVTVAKDGTRVDGKSILGLLTLAAAKGTRLHVMASGDDEAAAAGALVELIRSRFGEDE; encoded by the coding sequence ATGACCGAGGCCGAGGTGACGATCGTGAACCGGCTGGGCCTGCACGCGCGGGCGGCGGCGAAGTTCGTCCACCTCGCGAGCCGGTTCGCCGCCCGGGTCACGGTCGCGAAGGACGGGACGCGCGTCGACGGGAAATCGATCCTCGGGCTCCTCACGCTGGCGGCGGCGAAGGGAACGCGCCTCCACGTCATGGCGTCCGGCGACGACGAGGCCGCGGCCGCCGGCGCCCTGGTCGAGCTCATCCGCTCGCGGTTCGGCGAGGACGAATGA
- a CDS encoding cupin domain-containing protein: MSIARVDKPWGYELRFARTDRYAGKVLFIKAGSQLSLQYHDVKDEAFFVQSGTLDLVLGRGADQRVVRMEPGSSQRITPTTVHRFRAVTDVLLFEVSTPELEDVVRLEDDYGRKGQSDAPGAPR; encoded by the coding sequence GTGAGCATCGCACGCGTCGACAAGCCGTGGGGATACGAGCTGCGCTTCGCGCGCACCGACCGCTACGCGGGCAAGGTCCTCTTCATCAAGGCGGGCTCGCAGCTCAGCCTCCAGTACCACGACGTCAAGGACGAGGCGTTCTTCGTCCAGTCGGGAACGCTCGACCTCGTCCTCGGACGCGGCGCCGACCAGCGCGTCGTCCGCATGGAGCCCGGATCGTCGCAGCGGATCACGCCCACGACCGTCCACCGCTTCCGCGCCGTCACCGACGTCCTCCTCTTCGAGGTCTCGACGCCCGAGCTCGAGGACGTCGTCCGTCTCGAGGACGACTACGGCCGGAAGGGCCAGAGCGACGCTCCCGGCGCGCCGCGCTGA
- a CDS encoding MerR family transcriptional regulator translates to MEPKAIPDKLYYKATEVCQITDTQPYVLRFWESEFPQLASEKNRAGQRVYRKEDIDLILRIKKLLYEEEYTIASARKAIEGNEATIVEERPVRPRRPPVTVAPEILDDAPIVVPDAVEPPAAPASLFEGRERAAETTEAAAVEVGAERAEHHAALGAIEDLKRELIALSESRDAAQSRCTALSEARDAAQRRCRRVADRLQAVLEGSV, encoded by the coding sequence ATGGAGCCTAAAGCGATACCCGACAAGCTCTACTACAAAGCTACGGAAGTCTGTCAGATCACCGATACACAGCCGTACGTCCTGCGCTTCTGGGAGAGCGAGTTCCCGCAGCTCGCCTCCGAGAAGAACCGCGCGGGCCAGCGCGTCTATCGCAAGGAAGACATCGACCTCATCCTCCGCATCAAGAAGCTCCTCTACGAAGAGGAGTACACGATCGCGAGCGCGAGGAAGGCGATCGAGGGAAACGAAGCCACGATCGTCGAGGAGCGTCCCGTCAGGCCGCGCCGTCCGCCGGTCACCGTCGCGCCCGAGATCCTCGACGACGCCCCGATCGTCGTCCCCGACGCGGTCGAGCCTCCCGCCGCTCCGGCGAGCCTGTTCGAAGGGCGCGAGCGCGCGGCCGAGACCACGGAGGCCGCCGCGGTCGAGGTCGGCGCCGAGCGGGCGGAGCACCACGCCGCGCTGGGCGCGATCGAAGACCTGAAGCGCGAGCTGATCGCCCTCAGCGAATCCCGCGATGCCGCGCAGAGCCGCTGCACGGCGCTCAGCGAAGCCAGGGACGCCGCTCAGCGCCGGTGCCGGCGGGTTGCCGACAGGCTCCAGGCGGTCCTCGAAGGCTCCGTCTAG
- a CDS encoding alpha/beta fold hydrolase: MFRIARPILKTAAALTLLSGLALAVVVLGFAFLSRSKHPPLAPWHRLDLEEEFHAGRADVKSFEDYLRLEDRLFAELHKRLLDDPSAADPFVLGRYHAGSPAAQRAWDTRYNRSFELKQDHPVGAVLLVHGLSDSPYSMRAIADTFYEQGYDVVALRLPGHGTTPSMLKDISWQDWYAAVDLAARYTQSRAGPGKPFLAGGHSTGAALVTLYALRSLDDPSLPRPSRLYLMSPAIGIDDLAFMTNVLAGLSSIPYFESSAWLDVLPEYDPYKYNSFPVNAGKQIYRVTRELSRAFAREGEAGKLGGMPHVTVFHSLVDATVKSVDVVKGLLALLPDNGNELVVFDVNRTEKLQGLIASAPIAYLEKLRAATDAPFRITLVANRSADSADVATYSRPARSSKIEVADLPLAWPAGVVSLGHVAIPFPPDDPVYGLTPAADGMAPYPLGAFSARGENGALVVPLDLLARLRSNPFFDVIRATVERTCREDSGAR, from the coding sequence ATGTTTCGCATCGCTCGCCCGATCCTCAAGACAGCCGCCGCCCTCACCCTGCTCTCCGGCCTCGCGCTCGCGGTCGTCGTCCTAGGATTCGCGTTTCTCTCGCGCTCCAAACACCCTCCGCTAGCGCCATGGCACCGGCTCGACCTCGAGGAGGAATTCCACGCGGGCCGAGCGGACGTGAAGTCGTTCGAGGACTACCTGCGCCTCGAGGACCGCCTCTTCGCGGAGCTCCACAAGCGCCTGCTGGACGACCCGTCCGCCGCCGATCCGTTCGTGCTCGGCCGTTACCACGCCGGGAGTCCGGCGGCGCAGCGCGCCTGGGACACGCGCTACAACCGCTCGTTCGAGCTCAAGCAGGACCACCCCGTGGGCGCGGTGCTCCTCGTGCACGGCCTCTCCGACTCGCCGTACAGCATGCGCGCCATCGCCGACACGTTCTACGAGCAGGGTTACGACGTCGTGGCGCTGAGACTTCCCGGCCACGGGACGACCCCGTCGATGCTCAAGGACATCTCGTGGCAAGACTGGTACGCCGCGGTGGATCTCGCGGCCCGCTATACCCAGTCGCGCGCCGGCCCGGGGAAGCCGTTCCTCGCCGGAGGCCACTCCACCGGCGCGGCGCTCGTGACGCTCTACGCGCTGCGCTCGCTCGACGACCCTTCGCTCCCGCGGCCGTCGCGGCTCTACTTGATGTCCCCCGCGATCGGGATCGACGACCTCGCCTTCATGACGAACGTCCTCGCGGGGCTCTCGTCGATCCCCTACTTCGAATCGTCGGCGTGGCTCGACGTCCTGCCCGAATACGATCCCTACAAGTACAACTCGTTCCCCGTGAACGCGGGCAAGCAGATCTATCGCGTCACGCGCGAGCTGAGCCGCGCCTTCGCCCGCGAGGGAGAGGCCGGCAAGCTCGGTGGGATGCCGCACGTCACCGTCTTCCACTCGCTCGTGGATGCAACCGTCAAGAGCGTCGACGTCGTCAAAGGGCTGCTCGCCCTCCTGCCCGATAACGGGAACGAGCTCGTCGTCTTCGACGTCAACAGGACCGAGAAGTTGCAAGGACTCATCGCGTCCGCGCCGATCGCGTACTTGGAGAAGCTCCGCGCGGCAACCGACGCGCCGTTCCGGATCACGCTCGTCGCCAATCGGAGCGCAGATTCCGCCGATGTGGCGACGTACTCACGGCCGGCGCGATCGAGCAAGATCGAGGTCGCGGATCTCCCGCTCGCGTGGCCGGCAGGCGTCGTGTCGCTCGGTCACGTGGCGATCCCCTTCCCGCCCGACGATCCGGTCTACGGCCTGACTCCTGCCGCCGATGGGATGGCGCCCTACCCGCTCGGCGCCTTCTCGGCGCGAGGCGAGAACGGCGCGCTCGTGGTCCCGCTCGATCTCCTGGCGCGCCTGCGCTCGAACCCGTTCTTCGACGTCATCCGCGCGACGGTCGAGCGGACGTGTCGCGAGGATTCGGGGGCTCGTTGA
- a CDS encoding helix-turn-helix transcriptional regulator, giving the protein MAESSSVALGRYFRELRERRDLSLAGVCALTRSSPEPIDKGTLSRLERGQQTPSIFRLGPLCRIYGISGDAMLERLELDREIDRLGGPDTTGLEYQPLHEAGTAAAVRTKRKWDAYAFFRDALPLAPAERRPHAWINLVTAIRSLGKNALALHELRAIDATTVLEPPLRALLQERLSQCCRSLGDMRNAEAHADAAISQARAHGDRRILAHAYAARGSVALDESQWTAASDFFLKARAADREAAQQDSRLVPSPSFETYILVSLAECALGLGQLARTRRLALAANRLSRKRGLTLSLAYSEIFLGRVDEAAGRRDRALDRWRRAAELAKRIDHPRIAFSAGVEMLRLAITAGDRAWAGIHRRRLERIAPFVPHHIPAYRVYMGLLDDDRSEKARAEKEKRHGVPMEASSAVVGGRLRVLGGASAAHRRRRPRSAPSPGGGPEL; this is encoded by the coding sequence GTGGCCGAATCGTCTTCGGTCGCCTTGGGGAGATATTTCCGCGAGCTCCGCGAGAGGCGGGACTTGTCGCTGGCCGGTGTGTGCGCGTTGACCCGCAGCTCCCCCGAGCCGATCGACAAGGGGACGCTGTCGAGGCTCGAGCGGGGCCAGCAGACCCCCTCGATCTTCCGGCTAGGCCCGCTGTGCCGGATCTACGGGATCTCCGGCGACGCGATGCTCGAGCGGCTCGAGCTCGATCGCGAGATCGACCGCCTCGGCGGCCCCGACACGACCGGCCTGGAGTATCAGCCGCTGCACGAGGCGGGCACGGCGGCGGCGGTCCGCACGAAGCGGAAGTGGGACGCCTACGCTTTTTTCCGTGATGCCCTGCCTCTCGCCCCCGCCGAGAGGCGACCCCACGCCTGGATCAACCTCGTGACGGCCATTCGCTCGCTCGGAAAGAACGCGCTGGCGCTCCACGAGCTGCGTGCGATCGATGCAACTACGGTGCTCGAGCCGCCGCTTCGCGCCCTCCTCCAAGAGAGACTCTCGCAGTGTTGCCGCTCTCTCGGAGACATGCGCAACGCCGAAGCCCATGCGGACGCTGCGATCAGCCAAGCCCGTGCGCACGGAGACCGGAGGATCCTCGCCCACGCCTACGCCGCGCGAGGGAGCGTTGCGCTGGACGAGTCGCAGTGGACCGCAGCGTCCGACTTCTTCTTGAAGGCGCGCGCCGCCGACCGCGAGGCTGCGCAGCAGGACAGCCGTCTCGTGCCCAGCCCGTCGTTCGAGACCTACATCCTCGTCTCGCTCGCCGAATGCGCCCTCGGCCTCGGGCAACTCGCGCGCACGCGCCGGCTCGCCCTCGCGGCCAACCGTCTGAGCCGGAAGCGAGGTCTCACGCTGAGCCTCGCGTACAGCGAGATCTTTCTAGGCCGGGTCGACGAGGCGGCGGGGCGACGCGATCGCGCGCTGGACCGTTGGCGACGCGCGGCCGAGCTCGCCAAACGCATCGACCACCCGCGCATCGCATTCTCCGCCGGGGTCGAGATGCTCCGTCTGGCGATCACCGCGGGCGATCGTGCGTGGGCTGGAATCCACCGGCGCCGGCTCGAGCGCATCGCACCGTTCGTCCCACACCACATTCCCGCATATCGCGTCTATATGGGGCTCCTCGACGACGATCGGTCGGAGAAGGCGCGAGCGGAGAAGGAGAAGCGTCATGGCGTTCCGATGGAGGCTTCAAGTGCCGTTGTTGGCGGTCGTCTTCGCGTGCTCGGCGGCGCGAGCGCAGCTCATCGGCGGCGGCGGCCCCGGTCAGCTCCCAGTCCTGGAGGCGGACCCGAGCTCTAG
- a CDS encoding L,D-transpeptidase family protein, with protein MRVTRTLLAVVFIAGWPLLAPTAAADGDDAVAVRALVASGSLSQLKRPDFSSNRAALERFFAPSADAARWLAPGAPWNEALDELASAPTYGLDPADYDVAWLRAEFDSIAKGDDGIERRARAEVALTVSLFRLLSDLHFGRVDPKRAGFAFKTEHTPLDLPALVQSAIDSHDVHAAIVSVEPTFPLYKRLKEALAQARTMAAEPLSPVPALPKNVRKIAPGDSYDGVGPIAERLRLVGDLPASAPNPTDSRYDGPLVEAVRAYQERHGLKPDGILGAGTLAELSVPFSQRVRQLELSMERLRWLPGFAPGAVIAVNIPSFRLWAFENGREDDAAALTMRVIVGAAAHTRETPVFIGEMRYLEFSPYWNVPPSIQRKETLPALRRDPGYWKREDLEAVPVRGGAPITSLDATTLDGIASGALRVRQRPGPDNALGGVKFVLPNTMNIYLHGTPAQQLFAENRRAFSHGCIRLEDPPALAAFVLSDRPEWTRERIAAAMSAGKMTTTKLTRPIPVVLFYTTAIVDAKNRALFTDDIYGYDAKLEAALAAR; from the coding sequence GTGCGGGTGACACGAACGCTTCTCGCGGTCGTCTTCATTGCGGGATGGCCGCTTCTTGCGCCGACCGCGGCGGCTGACGGTGACGATGCAGTCGCCGTGCGGGCGCTCGTCGCAAGCGGGAGTCTGTCGCAGCTCAAGAGGCCGGACTTCTCCTCGAACCGCGCTGCCCTCGAGCGCTTCTTTGCCCCGAGCGCAGACGCTGCGCGCTGGCTCGCGCCCGGTGCGCCGTGGAACGAGGCACTCGACGAGCTGGCGTCGGCGCCCACTTACGGCTTGGATCCGGCGGACTACGATGTCGCGTGGTTGCGCGCCGAATTCGATTCGATCGCGAAGGGCGACGACGGCATCGAGCGCAGGGCGCGTGCCGAAGTTGCTCTCACGGTGTCCCTCTTCCGGCTGCTTTCTGACCTGCACTTCGGCCGCGTGGACCCGAAGCGGGCGGGTTTCGCGTTCAAGACCGAGCACACGCCGCTCGACCTCCCCGCGCTGGTGCAGTCGGCGATCGACAGCCATGACGTACACGCTGCCATCGTCTCGGTCGAGCCGACGTTTCCCCTCTACAAGCGTCTCAAAGAAGCGCTTGCACAGGCTCGCACGATGGCCGCGGAGCCGCTGTCGCCGGTACCGGCGCTCCCCAAGAACGTCCGCAAGATCGCTCCGGGTGACAGCTACGACGGCGTCGGCCCGATCGCCGAGCGATTGCGACTCGTCGGCGACCTTCCCGCAAGCGCGCCGAATCCGACGGACAGTCGCTACGACGGCCCGCTGGTCGAGGCCGTGCGCGCTTACCAGGAACGACACGGATTGAAACCCGACGGCATCCTCGGGGCCGGCACACTCGCCGAGCTCTCCGTCCCCTTCTCGCAACGCGTGCGGCAGCTCGAGCTCTCGATGGAGCGCCTGCGCTGGCTCCCCGGGTTCGCGCCGGGAGCCGTGATCGCGGTGAACATCCCCTCCTTCCGCCTGTGGGCGTTCGAGAACGGGCGCGAGGACGACGCCGCGGCGCTCACCATGCGTGTGATCGTCGGCGCCGCGGCTCACACGCGCGAGACCCCGGTCTTCATCGGCGAGATGCGTTACCTCGAGTTCAGCCCGTACTGGAACGTGCCGCCGTCCATCCAGCGTAAAGAGACCTTGCCGGCGCTCCGGCGCGATCCCGGCTATTGGAAGCGCGAGGACCTCGAGGCGGTGCCCGTGCGCGGCGGCGCCCCGATCACGTCGCTCGACGCGACGACGCTCGACGGCATCGCGAGCGGCGCCCTGCGCGTGCGCCAGCGCCCCGGCCCGGACAACGCGCTGGGCGGTGTGAAGTTCGTGCTGCCCAACACCATGAACATCTACCTGCACGGTACGCCCGCGCAGCAGCTCTTCGCGGAGAACCGGCGCGCGTTCAGCCATGGCTGCATCCGCTTGGAGGATCCGCCGGCGCTGGCGGCGTTCGTGCTCTCGGATCGCCCGGAGTGGACGCGCGAGAGGATCGCGGCGGCGATGAGCGCCGGCAAGATGACCACCACGAAGCTGACGCGCCCGATCCCGGTCGTCCTCTTCTACACCACCGCGATTGTCGACGCCAAGAATCGCGCGCTCTTCACCGACGACATTTACGGCTACGACGCCAAGCTCGAGGCTGCACTTGCGGCGCGATAG
- a CDS encoding PDZ domain-containing protein, which yields MRVLLRLMASLVLLLAVIPPARAVSPTTGWLGLRLAEQTGSSADGSGVLVQGIVEGSPADESHFRAKDTILAVDGTSVASPGELMARIRGLEPGSFVTFSVRRGTDDFEVRSVLGTRPEHVRLVRGWLGVEAIELPASLREHFGAPQDAGILVSAVAEQSPAYDAGIRVGDVVYEADGQPVGSLQELSKIASEAGIDNVMDVVLARDGARIVVGPKIQRAPTD from the coding sequence ATGCGCGTCCTTCTACGCCTGATGGCGTCCCTGGTCCTACTTTTGGCCGTGATCCCGCCGGCTCGAGCCGTGTCCCCGACCACCGGGTGGCTCGGGCTCCGGTTGGCGGAGCAGACCGGATCGTCAGCCGACGGGTCGGGGGTCCTCGTCCAGGGGATCGTCGAGGGGAGTCCCGCCGACGAATCGCACTTCAGGGCGAAGGACACCATCCTCGCGGTCGACGGCACGAGCGTCGCCAGCCCCGGGGAGCTCATGGCGCGCATCCGGGGGCTCGAGCCCGGGAGCTTCGTCACGTTCTCGGTGAGACGGGGAACCGACGACTTCGAGGTCCGGTCGGTCCTGGGGACACGTCCCGAGCACGTCCGGCTGGTCCGGGGTTGGCTCGGCGTCGAGGCGATCGAGCTGCCGGCCTCCTTGCGCGAGCACTTCGGCGCTCCTCAGGACGCCGGCATCCTCGTCTCGGCGGTCGCGGAGCAGAGCCCGGCCTACGATGCCGGAATCCGCGTCGGCGACGTCGTCTACGAGGCCGACGGCCAGCCCGTGGGCTCCCTCCAGGAGCTCTCCAAGATTGCGAGCGAGGCGGGGATCGACAACGTCATGGACGTCGTCCTCGCTCGCGACGGCGCCCGCATCGTGGTCGGCCCCAAGATCCAGCGCGCACCGACCGACTAG